The Amaranthus tricolor cultivar Red isolate AtriRed21 chromosome 6, ASM2621246v1, whole genome shotgun sequence genome has a segment encoding these proteins:
- the LOC130814849 gene encoding uncharacterized protein LOC130814849, with the protein MDLHLKKLFGRFHEQFGCGPGLGPASATCLFNVDGVDAAFIKALYGAAAALYRTDPWKRLRPGHFFGVRVGRELEWSGRKQLFPCVQTIGGDGGDVAFYLFRSVDDARNATKPRETVPVPNTEVMRVTFELENLMFPSHRKMVKFLALEVSGTECYPIFDVICCTSSGELKYRNPTYEELRFAYAAMKGITLVHPLLQDVQATSYPTQLMCFEPLIETVDVQWPAVMAKSNDIVAVTISHPPGQAYEEKTISSANSTPNKYSEAAREDSFGDVKMYSNASLRRCAMCDREFHMDQSFPCSKCRAIVYCSPNCQKQHWKESHKSICGLYKAMMEREEELAINIFSFPSSADHPCKWLESLDLHHKGMWRRKCGCYSNRPFGLLPVKAGLSESWGGLDDDEYPQDSPFSSHLTDGISSPILLSGWSEYYNLRSLPLSSPVADILSHPLTVYYILTALSITSKNRLLKGKEVIVHYLGPEGELDWITAFAEMGHLLNGIGNIQIVMLGPEVPTNLSGTTSGIGSRVRINLARGIYQEEATYLPSPHVIVALNCGLENNSSWGGALELIKSMGIPAFFTDQSEVSCTNAKQVLRSAGLHITHPVTPNPFRSPVRNYGPSTNMPSYSNCFLLGVNT; encoded by the coding sequence ATGgatttgcatttgaaaaaatTGTTTGGTAGATTCCATGAGCAATTTGGATGTGGACCAGGACTTGGTCCTGCATCTGCAACTTGTTTGTTTAATGTGGACGGTGTAGATGCTGCCTTCATCAAGGCATTATATGGAGCTGCTGCAGCTCTATATAGGACTGATCCATGGAAAAGATTGCGCCCAGGACACTTCTTTGGTGTCCGGGTGGGCAGAGAATTGGAATGGTCTGGAAGGAAGCAGCTGTTTCCATGTGTCCAAACCATTGGTGGGGATGGTGGGGATGTGGCATTTTATTTGTTTCGATCTGTTGATGATGCTCGGAATGCAACCAAGCCAAGAGAGACGGTTCCTGTACCGAACACTGAGGTTATGAGGGTGACATTTGAGCTAGAAAATTTGATGTTTCCTTCTCATAGAAAAATGGTCAAATTTTTGGCCTTAGAAGTTTCTGGAACTGAGTGCTATCCAATTTTCGATGTTATCTGTTGCACTTCGAGTGGTGAGCTTAAATATAGGAATCCGACGTATGAAGAACTTAGGTTTGCATATGCTGCCATGAAGGGTATAACATTAGTTCACCCTTTGCTCCAAGATGTGCAAGCTACTTCATATCCGACACAATTGATGTGTTTCGAGCCACTCATTGAGACGGTGGATGTTCAATGGCCAGCGGTAATGGCTAAGAGCAATGACATTGTGGCGGTTACCATTTCACACCCACCTGGTCAAGCATATGAAGAAAAAACCATATCATCAGCCAATTCAACTCCCAACAAGTATTCAGAAGCAGCTAGAGAAGATAGTTTTGGTGACGTTAAAATGTATTCAAATGCTTCTTTGAGGCGATGTGCTATGTGTGATCGAGAATTTCACATGGATCAGTCCTTTCCTTGCAGTAAGTGTCGTGCCATAGTTTACTGCAGCCCGAATTGCCAAAAGCAGCATTGGAAGGAATCTCACAAGAGCATATGTGGTTTGTACAAAGCCATGATGGAGAGAGAAGAGGAGCTTGCGATAAATATATTTTCGTTTCCTTCATCGGCTGATCATCCTTGCAAGTGGCTTGAGTCTCTTGACCTCCATCATAAAGGAATGTGGAGAAGGAAGTGTGGCTGCTATTCTAATAGGCCCTTTGGTCTTCTTCCTGTCAAAGCTGGTCTTTCGGAATCTTGGGGcggacttgatgatgatgaataccCACAAGATTCTCCATTTTCGAGTCATCTGACTGATGGGATCTCAAGTCCTATCCTTCTTTCTGGCTGGTCGGAGTACTACAACCTGAGATCATTGCCACTGTCTAGCCCTGTTGCGGATATTCTTTCGCACCCATTAACAGTATATTACATACTAACGGCATTGAGCATCACTTCAAAGAATCGTTTGCTAAAAGGAAAAgaggtcattgttcattatttggGTCCTGAAGGAGAGTTAGACTGGATAACTGCTTTTGCTGAAATGGGTCACCTGCTTAATGGTATTGGCAACATACAGATTGTCATGCTGGGGCCAGAGGTTCCTACAAATTTATCCGGAACCACTTCAGGAATTGGGAGCAGAGTGAGGATAAATCTCGCTAGGGGTATCTATCAAGAAGAAGCCACCTACTTGCCTTCTCCTCACGTTATTGTCGCTTTGAACTGTGGATTAGAGAACAATTCAAGTTGGGGCGGAGCTCTGGAGCTAATCAAGTCGATGGGTATCCCTGCATTTTTCACTGATCAGTCGGAGGTTTCATGCACAAATGCTAAGCAAGTTCTTCGTTCTGCTGGCCTGCATATCACTCATCCTGTCACTCCCAATCCTTTTCGTTCTCCTGTGCGGAACTATGGGCCTTCAACAAATATGCCTTCTTACAGTAATTGTTTCTTGCTTGGAGTGAATACATGA
- the LOC130815749 gene encoding probable disease resistance protein At1g52660, producing MSMMIKRDCNIVMFTPSFPFAASDIITLGAAIFGLLTSIAGSSACIYNSYRTSRINLSILKVKVHNLEILIEGLQQKLNSFDVIKPDPRPWIREARKFLDGVNVPDLENRLNDNVCYRYGAVKSIEDKLQELDVLLENVKQINQQIKIKGSKQPEVSLVGCAREDIQQKIWELVKNVEANGTVCIHGIAGVGKSALAAAIHNKVLIELAGFESIVWVNVEYGLGLKHVQEELASKLHVDLSGITDNVERSKALRSALVQMGRFLLVLDSMWQPFSLHDIGIPEPDAGSKLIVISRNFSVCRKITRKIKRKEIFEIKPLCEAEAWELFESEVGTNIMHLESETLRIARTVIHNLDGLPLAIKMLAENLSEIHDDYSSRINAAWREELFALSRSSYILGNKSQELYDCFKGNKKQIIW from the coding sequence ATGTCGATGATGATAAAACGAGACTGCAACATTGTGATGTTTACTCCGTCCTTTCCTTTTGCAGCATCGGACATTATCACTCTTGGAGCTGCTATTTTCGGACTGTTGACATCTATTGCAGGCTCATCAGCTTGCATTTATAATTCTTATCGAACGAGTAGAATCAATTTGTCGATTCTGAAAGTAAAAGTGCACAACTTGGAAATTTTGATTGAAGGACTTCAAcagaaactaaatagttttgatGTGATTAAGCCCGATCCTCGTCCATGGATCCGTGAAGCTAGAAAATTTTTAGATGGAGTGAATGTCCCGGACTTGGAAAACCGTCTGAACGATAATGTTTGCTACCGCTATGGTGCTGTCAAGTCAATTGAAGATAAGCTTCAAGAACTCGATGTTTTATTGGAGAATGTCAAACAAATCAATCAACAAATTAAGATCAAAGGGTCTAAACAGCCAGAGGTTAGCCTTGTCGGTTGTGCTCGAGAAGACATACAACAGAAGATTTGGGAGCTGGTTAAAAATGTGGAAGCCAATGGAACTGTGTGTATTCATGGAATAGCCGGTGTTGGAAAGTCCGCTCTAGCGGCAGCCATCCATAACAAAGTGCTTATAGAGTTGGCGGGTTTCGAGAGTATCGTTTGGGTGAATGTCGAGTATGGATTGGGACTCAAACATGTTCAAGAAGAGCTTGCAAGCAAGTTACATGTAGACCTTTCGGGAATTACAGATAATGTCGAAAGGTCTAAGGCGCTGCGGAGTGCACTGGTGCAAATGGGGAGGTTTCTGCTGGTATTAGATTCTATGTGGCAACCCTTTTCATTGCACGATATTGGAATCCCAGAACCTGATGCAGGTTCAAAGCTGATAGTGATTTCAAGGAATTTTTCCGTCTGTAGAAAGATTACGAGAAAAATCAAACGCAAAGAAATATTCGAAATAAAACCACTTTGCGAAGCTGAGGCTTGGGAGCTGTTTGAGAGTGAAGTGGGGACTAATATAATGCATTTAGAAAGCGAGACTCTTCGTATTGCACGAACTGTGATACACAATCTCGATGGCCTTCCATTGGCGATCAAAATGTTAGCCGAAAATCTCAGTGAAATtcatgatgattacagtagTCGAATCAATGCTGCTTGGCGAGAAGAGTTATTTGCATTGAGCCGATCATCATATATTCTCGGTAACAAAAGCCAAGAGTTATATGATTGTTTCAAGGGTaacaaaaagcaaattatatgGTGA